One window of Jatrophihabitans sp. genomic DNA carries:
- a CDS encoding type II secretion system F family protein, with translation MPALTLALLGAGLLAAPAPALAQRRLEWLIAGRGSNPAPRRARRLPQRARQALTDGWLGGAVAGSLAGVTAAVTAGPVPGLLAAITCWVLLRCLRLLSAERDGERRRAELAAAVGALQDEYAAGATVAAAFSAAATASGRFAAVLARAATLADDGSEVAAALRTDATLASLAVACAAAASSGAPLSQPLAGVQADLAADQRTYRAVRTALAGPRSSALLLAGLPLIGVAMGAAMGAHPERVLLHTTAGLGALVAGVVLDLTGMAWTLALSRRALRALG, from the coding sequence ATGCCTGCGCTGACGCTGGCCCTGCTCGGCGCCGGCCTGTTGGCCGCACCTGCCCCGGCGCTGGCCCAGCGCCGGCTGGAGTGGCTGATCGCCGGCAGAGGCAGCAACCCAGCGCCCCGCCGGGCACGTCGGCTGCCACAGCGGGCGCGGCAGGCGCTGACGGACGGCTGGCTCGGCGGCGCGGTTGCCGGCTCGCTGGCTGGCGTGACTGCGGCGGTCACCGCCGGCCCCGTTCCCGGCCTGCTGGCGGCGATCACCTGCTGGGTGCTGCTCAGGTGCCTCCGGCTGCTCTCGGCCGAGCGCGACGGCGAACGGCGCCGAGCCGAGCTGGCCGCCGCTGTCGGCGCCCTGCAGGACGAGTACGCCGCCGGAGCGACGGTCGCCGCGGCGTTCAGCGCTGCAGCCACGGCCTCGGGACGGTTCGCAGCCGTGCTCGCTCGCGCCGCGACGCTGGCCGATGATGGCAGTGAGGTCGCTGCCGCGCTGCGGACCGACGCCACGCTGGCCTCGCTGGCGGTGGCCTGCGCCGCAGCGGCCAGCAGCGGAGCCCCGCTGAGCCAGCCGTTGGCCGGCGTGCAAGCCGACCTGGCCGCCGATCAGCGGACCTACCGAGCGGTCCGGACGGCGCTGGCCGGACCGCGCAGTTCGGCATTGTTGCTGGCCGGCCTCCCGCTCATCGGCGTCGCGATGGGCGCTGCCATGGGCGCCCATCCCGAGCGGGTGCTGCTGCACACCACCGCCGGCCTGGGCGCGCTCGTCGCCGGAGTGGTGCTCGACCTGACGGGCATGGCGTGGACGCTGGCGCTCAGCCGGCGTGCCCTGCGGGCGTTGGGATGA